The Tolypothrix sp. NIES-4075 DNA segment TGACACTGCTTAATAACTGCTGCTTGCCCATCTGCACCCCAAGAGAAGTCATTGCGAATATAGTCTATTGTAACTTCACCTAAAGTGGCAGTCCGCTGATAGTTAAAGTATCCTACACCTAGTACATCTGCCGCCAATCCTAAAAGCGCTCCAATTCCGAAAACAGGAGTTAGTGCAGTTGAAACAATATCTACAAGAAATACGGCTGCAACGGTAGCTGTAAAAGTTATTCCTATTGTTTTGGCACAAGTTTGGAGAAGGTTTTTGGTAATTTGTAAAACCTTTTTCATGTCTTGTTTCTTTCCCATGATGATACAGATAGCAAACACCATGCTTGTGAGGATACCGGGATGAGCAATCAGTGTGCTAAATGGTATGAGTTCAGTAAATGCAGAAGCAAGACTAAAAGCAGCGATGACCTTCCGTGCCAGTTTTACCCTGATATCAAAAATCTTATTGTTAATATTCTCATTTAAGTCGGCTGCACGCTCGGCTGGATCTAGGATGTTCATTACTTGTGCCAAAGTTCCAGCACCTTCATACATGCGATCGAGCAGTTTTGGAAGTTCCTGTTGGATCATATCATCACGCTTTCGGTCATAAAGCATGGCACTGCCATAAACAATGTCCTCTTGGGACTTGACAAATATGC contains these protein-coding regions:
- a CDS encoding GTPase — protein: MENQQIREEMTKVQAELQQALNEMIDTVGKKLSPKDRKEIEKEFNDINDVLERLKTGKVWVALFGKTSVGKSAIANSLIGDNVAEVGVEHDKTTVATAYEKEHWKIVDVPGFMGKKVNEDIAIEEAKKAHGHIFVIDGEPYEDEIELFNLVHERLPDTPKIVFVNKWDRIQENTPKKEQEIIRSRIEKKMGIFVKSQEDIVYGSAMLYDRKRDDMIQQELPKLLDRMYEGAGTLAQVMNILDPAERAADLNENINNKIFDIRVKLARKVIAAFSLASAFTELIPFSTLIAHPGILTSMVFAICIIMGKKQDMKKVLQITKNLLQTCAKTIGITFTATVAAVFLVDIVSTALTPVFGIGALLGLAADVLGVGYFNYQRTATLGEVTIDYIRNDFSWGADGQAAVIKQCQKRVKDLYISLKPSHASGKLSVS